A single region of the Salvelinus sp. IW2-2015 linkage group LG20, ASM291031v2, whole genome shotgun sequence genome encodes:
- the LOC111981407 gene encoding nectin-3-like protein isoform X2: MWLCGVGGSQVLVPQKVSAVLGKNVTLGCSVEVEANLSLTQSSWERRLPTGSVTVAVYNPVFGISIPPDYVRRLSFRSPSSHDATIVLEDVGFADIGVYTCKVATFPLGNTQASTTVSVLVEPKVYVSAGSVALIDEGNETVVATCIAERARPPAEVSWETDLFGHSEVTLQDEANGTTSTQVHYLWQPTRHVQGHALTCVVRHPALHTDFRIPYQLNVEYAPDIVVVGYDGDWHVGRESVQLTCKAKANPPAHHFRWIRLDGDMPEGVETLNSTLLFLRPLQRNDSGVYRCEVANAINLRSRDLRIRIQDPPTTSMPSTTPAPVLTGSASSSTSVGDKQRVLFTSPTLAALPPANQLGTIVGGAVGGALFLLLLLVLGGVCYLRQRQTFHGDYYTKQYLGPSDMQKAPPQHELHPSKPANNVFVDKDREEWGDRERNHERDRERLHLHPTSTTIMNSHNHREPERQPNGRTRAMRNGEHHDHDHLRSYPSPHQTSHARYAAPPHPLSNGSPYLSDDCYDSGAEGDYVSHMDGSVISRREWYV, from the exons atgtggttgtgtg GTGTGGGGGGCAGTCAGGTGTTGGTGCCCCAGAAGGTGAGTGCTGTATTGGGGAAGAACGTGACGTTGGGCTGTAGCGTGGAGGTGGAGGCCAACCTGAGTCTTACCCAGAGTTCCTGGGAGCGCCGGCTGCCCACAGGCTCGGTGACGGTGGCGGTGTACAACCCCGTGTTCGGTATCTCCATCCCCCCGGACTACGTTCGCCGCCTGTCCTTCCGCTCACCCTCCTCCCATGACGCCACCATCGTACTGGAGGACGTGGGCTTCGCCGACATTGGAGTGTACACCTGCAAGGTGGCCACCTTCCCCCTGGGCAACACACAGGCCTCCACCACTGTCAGCGTGCTCG tggagcCCAAGGTGTATGTGTCGGCTGGCTCGGTGGCTCTGATCGACGAGGGCAATGAAACCGTGGTGGCCACCTGCATCGCTGAGCGGGCCCGGCCCCCCGCCGAAGTCTCCTGGGAGACGGACCTGTTTGGCCATTCAGAGGTGACGCTGCAGGACGAGGCCAACGGCACCACCAGCACCCAGGTGCACTACCTGTGGCAGCCCACCCGCCACGTCCAGGGTCACGCCCTCACCTGTGTGGTGCGCCATCCTGCCCTGCACACAGACTTTAGGATCCCCTACCAGCTCAACGTGGAGT ATGCCCCAGACATTGTGGTGGTAGGTTATGATGGTGACTGGCACGTGGGCCGCGAGAGCGTCCAGCTGACCTGCAAAGCCAAGGCAAACCCACCAGCCCACCACTTCAGATGGATCAG ACTGGACGGGGACATGCCAGAGGGGGTGGAGACACTGAACAGCACATTGCTGTTTCTGAGGCCCCTCCAAAGGAATGACTCTGGAGTCTACAGGTGTGAGGTTGCCAATGCCATCAACCTACGCAGCAGGGACCTGCGGATACGCATACAAG ATCCTCCCACCACCTCCATGCCCTCCACCACCCCTGCGCCTGTCCTAACtggctctgcctcctcctccacctctgtgGGAGACAAGCAACGGGTCCTCTTCACCTCCCCCACCCTGGCAGCCCTGCCCCCTGCCAACCAACTGGGCACCATTGTGGGTGGAGCTGTGGGCGGCGCCTtgttcctcctgctgctgctagtGCTGGGCGGGGTCTGTTACCTCCGACAACGACAGACCTTCCACGGGGACTACTACACTAAGCAGTACCTAGGGCCTTCAGACATGCAGAAGGCTCCTCCACAGCACGAGCTCCACCCCTCCAAGCCTGCCAATAATGTTTTTGTAGACAAGGACCGCGAGGAGTGGGGCGACCGCGAACGCAACCACGAGCGGGACCGCGAGCGCCTCCACCTGCATCCAACATCAACAACCATCATGAACAGCCACAACCACAGAGAGCCAGAGCGCCAGCCTAATGGCCGCACGAGGGCGATGAGAAATGGAGAACACCATGACCACGACCACCTGCGTAGCTACCCCAGCCCCCACCAGACTAGCCATGCCAGATACGCTGCCCCACCACACCCGCTGAGCAACGGCTCCCCCTACTTGTCGGATGACTGCTATGACAGTGGGGCCGAGGGGGACTATGTCTCTCATATGGACGGCTCAGTGATCTCACGCAGGGAGTGGTACGTctga
- the LOC111981407 gene encoding nectin-3-like protein isoform X1, which translates to MFLPCLGNYSLHKRQHAVFIFLLYSLTGVGGSQVLVPQKVSAVLGKNVTLGCSVEVEANLSLTQSSWERRLPTGSVTVAVYNPVFGISIPPDYVRRLSFRSPSSHDATIVLEDVGFADIGVYTCKVATFPLGNTQASTTVSVLVEPKVYVSAGSVALIDEGNETVVATCIAERARPPAEVSWETDLFGHSEVTLQDEANGTTSTQVHYLWQPTRHVQGHALTCVVRHPALHTDFRIPYQLNVEYAPDIVVVGYDGDWHVGRESVQLTCKAKANPPAHHFRWIRLDGDMPEGVETLNSTLLFLRPLQRNDSGVYRCEVANAINLRSRDLRIRIQDPPTTSMPSTTPAPVLTGSASSSTSVGDKQRVLFTSPTLAALPPANQLGTIVGGAVGGALFLLLLLVLGGVCYLRQRQTFHGDYYTKQYLGPSDMQKAPPQHELHPSKPANNVFVDKDREEWGDRERNHERDRERLHLHPTSTTIMNSHNHREPERQPNGRTRAMRNGEHHDHDHLRSYPSPHQTSHARYAAPPHPLSNGSPYLSDDCYDSGAEGDYVSHMDGSVISRREWYV; encoded by the exons GTGTGGGGGGCAGTCAGGTGTTGGTGCCCCAGAAGGTGAGTGCTGTATTGGGGAAGAACGTGACGTTGGGCTGTAGCGTGGAGGTGGAGGCCAACCTGAGTCTTACCCAGAGTTCCTGGGAGCGCCGGCTGCCCACAGGCTCGGTGACGGTGGCGGTGTACAACCCCGTGTTCGGTATCTCCATCCCCCCGGACTACGTTCGCCGCCTGTCCTTCCGCTCACCCTCCTCCCATGACGCCACCATCGTACTGGAGGACGTGGGCTTCGCCGACATTGGAGTGTACACCTGCAAGGTGGCCACCTTCCCCCTGGGCAACACACAGGCCTCCACCACTGTCAGCGTGCTCG tggagcCCAAGGTGTATGTGTCGGCTGGCTCGGTGGCTCTGATCGACGAGGGCAATGAAACCGTGGTGGCCACCTGCATCGCTGAGCGGGCCCGGCCCCCCGCCGAAGTCTCCTGGGAGACGGACCTGTTTGGCCATTCAGAGGTGACGCTGCAGGACGAGGCCAACGGCACCACCAGCACCCAGGTGCACTACCTGTGGCAGCCCACCCGCCACGTCCAGGGTCACGCCCTCACCTGTGTGGTGCGCCATCCTGCCCTGCACACAGACTTTAGGATCCCCTACCAGCTCAACGTGGAGT ATGCCCCAGACATTGTGGTGGTAGGTTATGATGGTGACTGGCACGTGGGCCGCGAGAGCGTCCAGCTGACCTGCAAAGCCAAGGCAAACCCACCAGCCCACCACTTCAGATGGATCAG ACTGGACGGGGACATGCCAGAGGGGGTGGAGACACTGAACAGCACATTGCTGTTTCTGAGGCCCCTCCAAAGGAATGACTCTGGAGTCTACAGGTGTGAGGTTGCCAATGCCATCAACCTACGCAGCAGGGACCTGCGGATACGCATACAAG ATCCTCCCACCACCTCCATGCCCTCCACCACCCCTGCGCCTGTCCTAACtggctctgcctcctcctccacctctgtgGGAGACAAGCAACGGGTCCTCTTCACCTCCCCCACCCTGGCAGCCCTGCCCCCTGCCAACCAACTGGGCACCATTGTGGGTGGAGCTGTGGGCGGCGCCTtgttcctcctgctgctgctagtGCTGGGCGGGGTCTGTTACCTCCGACAACGACAGACCTTCCACGGGGACTACTACACTAAGCAGTACCTAGGGCCTTCAGACATGCAGAAGGCTCCTCCACAGCACGAGCTCCACCCCTCCAAGCCTGCCAATAATGTTTTTGTAGACAAGGACCGCGAGGAGTGGGGCGACCGCGAACGCAACCACGAGCGGGACCGCGAGCGCCTCCACCTGCATCCAACATCAACAACCATCATGAACAGCCACAACCACAGAGAGCCAGAGCGCCAGCCTAATGGCCGCACGAGGGCGATGAGAAATGGAGAACACCATGACCACGACCACCTGCGTAGCTACCCCAGCCCCCACCAGACTAGCCATGCCAGATACGCTGCCCCACCACACCCGCTGAGCAACGGCTCCCCCTACTTGTCGGATGACTGCTATGACAGTGGGGCCGAGGGGGACTATGTCTCTCATATGGACGGCTCAGTGATCTCACGCAGGGAGTGGTACGTctga